One Primulina eburnea isolate SZY01 chromosome 4, ASM2296580v1, whole genome shotgun sequence genomic window, TCCTCCATTTACTAAAAAAAGCAACAATGCCCGGTGACCATGACTTCATCTTCTATGCTTTTTCTCCTTTTTCGTTAAGCAGACGTGTTGTGGATGTGGCCAAGACCTGTCATCATGCCCAATCTGCCGAATGGCAATTGAAACAAGGATAAAGCTTTACTGAATGGAAACCTTATAATCGAATTGAATGAGATTTATCCAATAAAAATCTCTTCCATGTACAAATCTGCTACTTCTTTCCTTACTTCTGTCTTCACTCTTGCATCTGCATCTGTACAGCATCAGATGACATTcaacatattatttttcttgatcGTTTGAAGGTACATTGATTGTTTAGCATTCTGTTTAGTTCGTAGACTAGTGCACCTCTTTTCTTGAGTTGTTAAATAATGCAAATACAATCCGATTTGTGACTATTTATTTCTTTGTTCAGTCTTGTTCAAgtaaaatatacatatacatgtatggatacatatatataaatatacatatacatgtatggatacatatatatatatatatatatatatatatatatatatatatatatatatatatatatatatatatatatatatatatatctttgttTCTGAAGATCACTTTCTTTCCATGCaccattttatatatttagttctCTGAAGGTACGCGATGGGCTCATTGCATCAACCacttcaaaaatttaaaaaaacaaaaaaacaccctttgtaataaacctcctgtttttataaatcagacataaaacaCCTTACCAGGGGCTGAAATatgtttgattttttaaaaaaaatgagggATGTATTATTAGCCTATTAATATTTTTAGAGATGGCTGTATTTTTATCTTTTCACTTGGAGATTGGTCTGATTAGGTCGTAGGCAATGGTACATTACTTTGTGTTATAGAACGAGATTAAAAATTGGATTTTCGAAAGTATTGTGCGACATTTTTTGGCAAGATTTTGAATCAAGTGATGTACAGTATGTGAAAACATTCTTAACGCAGTGGGATTGAAAATTTTGTGTACTATTGGGAATTCAAAAGCAATTATTCTTGTTCAAATTTGTTGCAAATAAAAGAGAGAATATGTTTATATAGTGTATTGTAAAATTTCAacgaatttatttaaataatcttTTTAAGAATGTTAGAAGATTGACAATATTTAAGTACATGCAATGCATCTCATCATGTAAAATGTAACCTTAATCGCAATTCAATTAACCCAACACTCAAATTCCTCGTGGAAAATAAACAATTCCATTTCTCCTCCAAATTCTCATGATCAGCCTTCAATTATCTGCTATTGAACTGTGCAATAAAAGAAGTATTGGGGAAGGGAAAATGGCAGCTTCTGATGAACAACACAGGTATTGTGGCAATGCACATGGCCTTGACTCACCACAACACTGTCATAATTTCAGACCAGACCGAATCAGGCCAGTTCGGCTACCAGGCGATACAAGGGGACACGATGCAGGGGGACGTGTAACAATGCAATATATGATGGGACACAATGCTGAGGGACACGTAACAATGTAAGGTATCCCACCGAACTACGTTTGGAGAGGTATTTGTACCGGCTCAGATGGAGGAAAATTTCGATCATCAAAGGCCACGAAATGTGTCGATTCACATCAATGGAAGTGATAAAGGGGTGGGATATGGGGCAGAATTTAGCGTTcattttttcttgaaaaagaagaaagaatcAAGAAACGAGGTCACTTGTATAGAGTATTCGCCCCCATTTAACACACATTCCACATCAATGAACCAGAGGATGCTGATTCTCAAGTGCAAGAAGATGGTAAGGGATGAGAATGGAGGGATGAAAGCTGTTTTTGAAGCTCCTCCATCTCCCCAAAGTGGCACCTTTTGGTTATTACATGTTTATTGTTGTAAATAACGAAATTCCTGGTATCTCTCAATGGGTTAGATTTAAACATACTTGAaagttctttttttcttttcttttttttttttttcctttttggtGTATCTCTGTAGATTTGTAagtgtattgatttgtttgattcaTAATATCATCCTtcgatttttaattaataattcaaTAGAGTCAAATGTATtctcaaatttatttattttttatttgaaaaaaggtcgtttctttagtattatttcgatgttaattttataaattacgtTCCATATAATATAATACAAAGTTCATGCAGTTCTCAGCTAACTCAAATCTTTAATctgattatgattattttttccttttaatGTAAGAATTGCATTTGAGAATAAATCTGACTGCATATCTGCCATAGAACAACGATAAAAGTACAATTAGAAagtgttatatttatatatttcgaaaatatcGAATGATCTATTCTAAAAAAAATCTTATCGAAAGATCAACAGAAAAGCAAAAGAGAAATTGGCCATTCACGTTCTGTATTCTTTTTTACACAGACCTGGGAAGAATACAAAGGAGTTTAACCTTGTCATATTATTTACATTTTCGGGACCATGAAAGTATAGACGCTCAATATGAAAAAGACCACCTATTCCCCCCTCAATTGAGCTTCTCGACTTGTCAGTGGCACATATCGTACAGAAGTTTCGCTTCGGACGCTAAGTGAACCGTCCATTTGTTTTTCCACGACTTTCAAATCCTGGAACATGTTCCCAACAGGGATCACCAATCTTCCGCCTGGCTTCAATTGTTCAATAAGTGCTTCTGGAATTTCTGATGCGGCTGCTCCAACGTGAATTGCATCGTAAGGGGCACACTGGGGCCATCCCAGTCTTCCATCTGTTCAGCATTGAAAATCTTGTAATCCGTGAAGTTCAACATACAGTAGAACTAACATGATTTTCTTGGCACTGAATTGATTTCAACGGATAAGTTGACTAGACAATTTGATCTAGGTAGCGAGAAATTCAAAAGCTCAAAGGGTGGACGGGGTGCCTCAGGATTTACAGGGTGAGGGGAATGGATAAAAACGATGCATCAAGTTACCATATGTCAGCTGTCTTCAAAATAGTTTAGGCAACAAATAGTCAGAAAGCACATGAAACCATTTTCCTCAAAACAAAAAGCCTGAAAACTAAACAAAACAACCTTTGAATGCACAATTCCATCCGAAATAAAATGGCAATGGATGACATACCGCCAGCATGCATGGATAGGAATCCTTCTTTCAGTAGTTGTGCAGCAGCACTCTTTTGGATATTTATAATAGAGGAGTCGACCAGCTCAGGAATATGTTCCACTCCAACAGCACGACCTCGTGGCCCAACCATGACTGCAAAGCATGCAGTCAAATACCCAGTGCCTAAAAGCGAAGATGTTTCAGGACATAAAAATCCAAGAGTTCTCAATTCCGGAGGCCAAAAATTGCatcaatctttttttttttttttttttaccaaattcACCATATGAAAAACATAATTTATAACAGTAGCAAACAAGATAAACCGTTCATCATATCCAACTTGACATCCTTCGGTATTGCcagtgtaatttttttttttaaaaaaatgtattgtaaattaatttaattacatGGAATAGATGCGCTGAAAACTTATAGCCATATCAGATAAcctaaaaaaaactaaaataaacaGAAATGGCGAAGACATTTTCAATGTGGGGCCAGAACCAGCTTACACGAATATGAAAATTCCTAATATTTACCCGAGCCAACATCCAACGCGTGCATTCCAGGTTTTAAATTGTTTTCCAACAATTCAAGGCATGTGGCATGCATGTGCGGGGCAGAAATAGTAGCATTGTAACCTATCTGCGCCGGAGTGTCAACATATGGCGGTGTACCCTCAGGAACAAACAATGCCCTGTCTATGCTTTTCATTACTTCAgctattttatttgattttatcaCTCCATATCTCTGCAACTGATCCACCATTTCATTATTCTTATCGACACCACTTCCAGTCCAGATCCGCTGCTTAGGAACATAAAACAACATTGAGATAAGACGTGACAGGACGGTCCGTCTCATGATCTGTCACCAAGTGAACAGGAAACtaaataacaatatcataacataatttttttaagaaaactcTAGGATTCAGttaatcataaaattaaaattagctATTCAAAGCTCGTTCAGTGATAAATTCTAAAATATAACCTCAGGGAAAAAAAACTAAGAAGAAACCATCTTCCTTACCAAGGTCAATaaatgccaatccaagttcGATTACCATTTTAACAAATCCTGTGAAACCCAtcgcaaaaaaaaattatttggtcGAGTATAGATACTTTTTCCTCGACCTCGCTTCAGCAGCTTAATCTTGTTTATTAGTTCACATACAAGGAACAGTAAATCCTTCCACATTCCATTTAACAGATAAAGCTATCATTCATATAAACGGCACATCTACTCCAACTTTTTATTGCATAATCAAGACTAATTTTGAATCACTTTAGATACCCAAATTCAAACATTTCCTACCGCAGAAAAGCTCGATCCAGCTTCCGAACAATCAACATATTCCAAACAAGACAtttccatgaaaattttgagcAGTTACAGCCACTTCAAGCTAAAATGCAGTGCCATCATCAAGGCAATACACATAATTCATTCTACAGAAAAAAATCTCGTAAATCATGATGATGTTCCTCGGTAAAGAATAgtggaaaaaataaataaataaatagaacaGTACCTCCATGCGGGAAAAAAGAGAGTTTCCCATGAAGTGAGGATTAAGCAAGCGGCGGCCAGAGGATATGGTGGAGCTATTGAGGACGGCGACAGGCGTCGGAGAGAGTTCCCGTGTACGGCGGTGGTGGAGGTAGCGAGCGCGAGGAGTGAGGTACGAGAAGGATAACTGAATAGGCGCACGATAGCGGCAACCCCAAGCTATGGGTGAGTGTGACGTGGAAGGCATATCGTTTTTTGTCACCAGACCTTTCTTGCTTACCGCCGCTTCGTGTCTCTCTGTCAAGCTTCAGTTGCCTCTATCGCACCGCTAAACATTTACGTTTTTATAAGTAATTTAAAAAGTTAGAGACAAATAGCCCCTATAGCTCAGTGGTAGAGCGCCAGTCTTGTAAACTGGAGGTCTGTAGTTCGATCCTGCATGGGGgcatattaataaaattattatactgttttaaaattttcatttttaaactGTTGGCGTTTTTATTCGAACAACGTCTTGTATTATAACATGTAAATCCTTTGAAAAACTTAActgtatttatatttat contains:
- the LOC140829378 gene encoding protein-L-isoaspartate O-methyltransferase-like isoform X2, with the translated sequence MPSTSHSPIAWGCRYRAPIQLSFSYLTPRARYLHHRRTRELSPTPVAVLNSSTISSGRRLLNPHFMGNSLFSRMEIMRRTVLSRLISMLFYVPKQRIWTGSGVDKNNEMVDQLQRYGVIKSNKIAEVMKSIDRALFVPEGTPPYVDTPAQIGYNATISAPHMHATCLELLENNLKPGMHALDVGSVMVGPRGRAVGVEHIPELVDSSIINIQKSAAAQLLKEGFLSMHAGDGRLGWPQCAPYDAIHVGAAASEIPEALIEQLKPGGRLVIPVGNMFQDLKVVEKQMDGSLSVRSETSVRYVPLTSREAQLRGE
- the LOC140829378 gene encoding protein-L-isoaspartate O-methyltransferase 1-like isoform X1, translating into MPSTSHSPIAWGCRYRAPIQLSFSYLTPRARYLHHRRTRELSPTPVAVLNSSTISSGRRLLNPHFMGNSLFSRMEIMRRTVLSRLISMLFYVPKQRIWTGSGVDKNNEMVDQLQRYGVIKSNKIAEVMKSIDRALFVPEGTPPYVDTPAQIGYNATISAPHMHATCLELLENNLKPGMHALDVGSGTGYLTACFAVMVGPRGRAVGVEHIPELVDSSIINIQKSAAAQLLKEGFLSMHAGDGRLGWPQCAPYDAIHVGAAASEIPEALIEQLKPGGRLVIPVGNMFQDLKVVEKQMDGSLSVRSETSVRYVPLTSREAQLRGE
- the LOC140829378 gene encoding protein-L-isoaspartate O-methyltransferase 1-like isoform X3, with protein sequence MPSTSHSPIAWGCRYRAPIQLSFSYLTPRARYLHHRRTRELSPTPVAVLNSSTISSGRRLLNPHFMGNSLFSRMERIWTGSGVDKNNEMVDQLQRYGVIKSNKIAEVMKSIDRALFVPEGTPPYVDTPAQIGYNATISAPHMHATCLELLENNLKPGMHALDVGSGTGYLTACFAVMVGPRGRAVGVEHIPELVDSSIINIQKSAAAQLLKEGFLSMHAGDGRLGWPQCAPYDAIHVGAAASEIPEALIEQLKPGGRLVIPVGNMFQDLKVVEKQMDGSLSVRSETSVRYVPLTSREAQLRGE
- the LOC140829378 gene encoding protein-L-isoaspartate O-methyltransferase 1-like isoform X4, with translation MRRTVLSRLISMLFYVPKQRIWTGSGVDKNNEMVDQLQRYGVIKSNKIAEVMKSIDRALFVPEGTPPYVDTPAQIGYNATISAPHMHATCLELLENNLKPGMHALDVGSGTGYLTACFAVMVGPRGRAVGVEHIPELVDSSIINIQKSAAAQLLKEGFLSMHAGDGRLGWPQCAPYDAIHVGAAASEIPEALIEQLKPGGRLVIPVGNMFQDLKVVEKQMDGSLSVRSETSVRYVPLTSREAQLRGE